The following coding sequences lie in one Euhalothece natronophila Z-M001 genomic window:
- the ndhD1 gene encoding photosynthetic/respiratory NAD(P)H-quinone oxidoreductase subunit D1, whose translation MTNFPWLTTVILFPLIASFFIPLIPDKDGKQVRWYALVIGLINFALIVAGFYLDYDFSNPDLQLVESYSWIPQLDLNWSVGADGISMPLIILTGFITTLATLAAWPVSLKPKLFYFLLLAMYGGQIAVFAVQDMLLFFLVWELELIPVYLLLSIWGGKKRLYAATKFILYTAGGSLFILVAALAMAFYGDTVTFDMRGLAAKDIAVNVQLWLYAAFLIAYAVKLPIFPLHTWLPDAHGEATAPVHMLLAGILLKMGGYALIRMNAGMLPDAHAYFAPALVILGVVNIIYAALTSFAQRNLKRKIAYSSISHMGFVLIGIASFTNLGLSGAVLQMVSHGLIGASLFFLVGATYDRTHTLMLDEMGGVGQRMQKIFAMFTTCSLASLALPGMSGFVAEVMVFIGFSTSDAYNTTFKVIVVFLAAVGVILTPIYLLSMLREIFYGKENQELVSHEVLVDAEPREVFIIACLLVPIIGIGLYPKMLTQVYDSTTVAYTNRLRDAVPSLVKPSEVAQVDSSLVSLTASLLK comes from the coding sequence ATGACAAATTTTCCCTGGTTAACAACCGTTATTCTTTTTCCCTTAATTGCATCATTTTTTATTCCTTTAATCCCAGATAAAGATGGGAAGCAAGTGCGCTGGTATGCCCTTGTAATCGGATTAATTAACTTTGCCCTCATTGTAGCGGGCTTTTATTTGGACTATGACTTTTCTAACCCTGACTTACAACTGGTAGAAAGTTATAGTTGGATTCCGCAACTTGATCTCAATTGGTCAGTGGGTGCCGATGGCATTTCCATGCCCTTAATTATTCTGACAGGGTTTATTACCACCCTTGCCACTTTAGCTGCTTGGCCAGTGAGTCTCAAACCGAAACTCTTTTACTTCCTCTTGCTTGCCATGTACGGCGGACAAATTGCTGTCTTTGCTGTGCAGGATATGTTGTTATTCTTCTTAGTGTGGGAGTTAGAGTTAATTCCAGTTTATCTTCTGCTATCAATTTGGGGTGGTAAAAAACGTCTCTATGCTGCCACTAAGTTCATCCTCTATACCGCAGGCGGATCATTATTTATCTTAGTTGCGGCTTTAGCCATGGCTTTCTATGGCGATACTGTCACCTTTGATATGCGGGGTTTGGCGGCAAAGGATATTGCGGTTAATGTCCAACTCTGGCTTTATGCTGCTTTCTTAATTGCCTATGCAGTTAAATTACCAATTTTTCCCCTACACACTTGGCTTCCTGATGCCCATGGCGAAGCAACTGCCCCAGTACATATGCTATTAGCTGGGATTCTCTTAAAAATGGGTGGCTATGCCTTAATTCGTATGAATGCAGGAATGCTTCCAGATGCCCATGCTTATTTTGCCCCAGCACTGGTGATTTTAGGGGTGGTGAATATTATTTATGCTGCCTTAACCTCCTTTGCCCAACGGAACCTCAAACGGAAAATTGCCTATTCTTCGATTTCTCACATGGGGTTTGTGCTAATTGGAATTGCCTCTTTTACCAATTTGGGCTTAAGTGGGGCTGTATTACAGATGGTGTCTCATGGCTTAATTGGGGCGAGTCTCTTCTTCTTAGTTGGGGCAACCTATGACCGTACCCACACCCTAATGTTAGATGAAATGGGCGGTGTCGGACAGCGTATGCAAAAGATTTTTGCCATGTTTACCACTTGTTCGCTTGCGTCTCTAGCATTACCTGGAATGAGTGGTTTTGTTGCTGAGGTAATGGTCTTTATTGGCTTTTCTACCAGTGATGCTTATAACACAACTTTTAAGGTAATTGTGGTGTTTTTAGCGGCTGTTGGGGTGATTTTAACTCCCATTTATCTCCTTTCCATGTTAAGAGAAATTTTCTACGGAAAGGAAAATCAAGAGTTAGTTTCTCATGAAGTTTTAGTGGATGCTGAACCCAGAGAAGTCTTTATTATTGCTTGCTTATTAGTGCCAATTATTGGCATTGGCTTGTATCCCAAAATGTTAACGCAAGTCTATGATTCT
- a CDS encoding NAD(P)H-quinone oxidoreductase subunit 5: MEQLYQYAWLIPVLPLAGAMLVGLGLISFNQTVSRLRQPTAIFIVFLAGATMVLSYALLWSQLNGHEAFLQTFEWAAAGDFKLTMGYTIDHLTTLMLAVVTTVAFLVMIYTDGYMEHDPGYVRFYAYLSLFASSMLGLVMSPNLVQVYIFWELVGMASYLLIGFWYDRKAAADACQKAFVVNRVGDFGFLLGMLGLYWATGTFEFSEMGVQLETLVQSGIIGASLASLFGFLVFLGPVAKSAQFPLHVWLPDAMEGPTPISALIHAATMVAAGVFLIARMYPVFENLPSVMTVIAWTGAFTAFLGATIALTQNDIKKGLAYSTISQLGYMVMAMGVGGYTAGLFHLTTHAFFKAMLFLCSGSVIHGMEEVVGHNPALAQDMRLMGGLRKYMPITSLTFLVGTIAICGIPPFAGFWSKDEILSEAFHTNPALWFVGWLTAGLTAFYMFRMYFMTFEGEFRGNDESILASFKPAFGPGAMDTQELESEQDAHDHHHSETPHESPLSMTVPLIILAIPSIAIGYLGKPWENFFEQFIYAPGETLEEVLEASAEFEWSEFLIMAGNSVGIALIGITVASLMYASRKIDPSAIAQKFPFLYRFSLNKWYFDELYDRLFVKGSRRIARQVLEVDYRVVDGVVNLTGLAAIISGEGLKYFENGRAQFYALIVFGAVLGFVIVFSIA; this comes from the coding sequence ATGGAACAGCTATATCAGTATGCTTGGCTAATACCAGTCCTTCCCTTGGCGGGTGCAATGCTCGTCGGCTTAGGGCTGATTTCATTTAATCAAACTGTTAGTCGTCTCCGTCAACCGACAGCAATTTTTATTGTTTTCCTTGCTGGAGCGACAATGGTTTTATCTTATGCCCTGCTATGGAGTCAACTCAATGGTCATGAAGCCTTTCTTCAGACTTTTGAATGGGCAGCAGCAGGAGACTTTAAATTAACGATGGGTTATACCATTGACCATTTAACGACCCTGATGTTGGCAGTAGTCACCACCGTTGCCTTTTTGGTGATGATCTACACCGATGGTTATATGGAACATGACCCCGGTTATGTCCGCTTTTATGCCTATCTCAGTTTATTTGCTTCTTCCATGTTGGGCTTAGTGATGAGTCCCAATTTGGTGCAAGTGTATATTTTTTGGGAGTTAGTGGGAATGGCTTCTTACCTTCTCATTGGCTTCTGGTATGACCGAAAAGCCGCAGCAGATGCTTGTCAAAAAGCCTTTGTGGTTAACCGTGTGGGTGACTTTGGCTTCTTATTGGGAATGTTAGGGCTTTATTGGGCAACTGGCACGTTTGAATTTTCAGAGATGGGTGTACAACTGGAAACCCTTGTCCAGTCTGGAATTATTGGCGCAAGTCTTGCCAGTTTATTTGGATTTTTAGTCTTCTTGGGCCCTGTAGCAAAGTCCGCCCAATTCCCCCTCCATGTCTGGCTACCTGATGCGATGGAAGGCCCTACTCCCATTTCAGCACTCATTCACGCTGCTACAATGGTTGCTGCTGGGGTTTTTCTCATTGCCCGAATGTATCCTGTCTTTGAAAATTTACCCTCAGTCATGACTGTTATTGCTTGGACAGGTGCATTTACTGCCTTTTTAGGGGCAACTATTGCGCTCACTCAAAATGACATTAAGAAAGGGTTAGCCTATTCAACGATTTCCCAATTAGGGTATATGGTTATGGCGATGGGAGTCGGTGGCTATACCGCAGGGCTTTTCCATCTGACCACTCATGCTTTCTTTAAGGCGATGTTATTCCTGTGTTCAGGTTCAGTGATTCATGGCATGGAAGAAGTAGTGGGTCATAACCCTGCACTTGCCCAAGATATGCGCCTGATGGGAGGCTTACGCAAATATATGCCCATTACCTCATTAACCTTTTTGGTCGGAACGATAGCCATTTGTGGGATTCCTCCCTTTGCTGGGTTTTGGTCAAAAGATGAAATTTTAAGTGAGGCGTTTCATACTAACCCTGCTTTATGGTTTGTGGGTTGGTTAACAGCAGGGTTAACTGCTTTCTATATGTTCCGAATGTATTTTATGACCTTTGAAGGAGAATTTCGGGGCAATGATGAGTCGATTCTTGCTTCCTTTAAACCCGCTTTTGGGCCAGGGGCAATGGATACTCAAGAATTAGAATCTGAACAGGACGCACACGACCATCATCATAGTGAAACCCCTCATGAATCGCCTTTGAGCATGACAGTGCCTTTAATTATTTTAGCCATTCCCTCTATTGCCATTGGTTATCTTGGGAAACCTTGGGAAAACTTCTTTGAGCAGTTTATTTATGCCCCTGGAGAAACCTTAGAGGAAGTGTTGGAAGCTAGCGCTGAGTTTGAATGGTCAGAATTTTTGATTATGGCAGGGAACTCAGTGGGAATTGCTTTAATTGGGATTACTGTAGCGTCTTTGATGTATGCAAGTCGTAAAATTGATCCAAGCGCGATCGCGCAGAAATTCCCCTTCCTTTACCGCTTCTCCCTTAACAAATGGTACTTTGACGAACTCTATGATCGCCTCTTTGTCAAAGGAAGTCGTCGCATTGCCCGACAAGTGCTAGAAGTGGACTATCGCGTCGTGGATGGAGTTGTCAACCTAACTGGTTTAGCTGCCATCATCAGTGGCGAAGGCTTGAAATACTTTGAAAATGGTCGCGCCCAATTTTATGCCTTGATTGTCTTTGGGGCTGTTTTAGGGTTTGTGATTGTTTTCAGCATTGCTTAA